Genomic DNA from Cloacibacillus sp.:
ACCTCAAAGCCCAGCGAACGGAAGGCGTCGTTCAGATCGTAGCACATCTGAGTGACTGGGTGCAGCCCGCCTGAGGCAGGCTCTATGCCCGGCGCCGTGATGTCGGCCGCGCCCTCGAAGGCAGACAGCGTATCAAGCAGCTCGGCGCCGCGGTTGTCCACCGCGTCGCTCAATATCTGCTTCACTTCGTTTGCGGCCTGTCCAAGCACCTTGCGAAGCTCGGGAGCGGCCTGCCCCACGCTCTTTAATATGTCAGTCAGTTCGCCCTTGCGCCCCAAAAGATTGGCGCGCACAAGCTGCAGCTGGTCCGGCAGCGTGCTTTGCGCTATTTTTTCAAGGCCCGCCTCTTTTATCATCTCGAGACGTTCAATGAGCCCGTTTCCTTCGCTGCGCGGGCTCTGTGTCGTTCCGTTTTCCTCCATAAATAATGCCTCCTGTATATGGCGCTATTTAGGCGCGCCGGGTAAGTTCATATCCATTATTTGCGCCATGTCTTCCTTCGCGATGATGTCGTCCATATCTCCGACATGGCCCAGCACCCACAGCTTATCGCTCGGCTCGAAAGGACGCGTCGGGCACGGCGTGTGCTGCGTGCCGTCGTACTCCATCAGTATAACAATTACTTTGTATTTCTGTGAAAACTTAAGTTCGGCCATATCCTTGCCTATCATCGAGGGCAGTGGCGAAATTTTGCCGAGGACGAAATTCCCTCCCTCGATGCGCGTAAAGGTGGAATACCACGGATAGACCAGAGACTCTGCTATCCTGTGCCCCATGTCCCATTCAGGCGAGATGACCTTGTGCGCACCGACGCGTTCAAGGACCCTCGCGTGCAGCTTGTTGGAGGCGCGCGCTATAACGATAGGGACGCCCATCTCCACCAGCAGCGACGTGCAGAGTATGCTGTGCTCCACCGCCTCGCCGATAGTGACGACCGCTACGTCCACGTCCTTCGCGCCTATTTTGCGCAGAGAATTTTCGTCGGTCACGTCCATCTGCGCCGCCACGGATATTTTATCGGAAAGCTCCATGACGGGCGCCGCCATGCTGTCTATTCCGATAACATTCTGACCGAGGGCCGCCAGCCTCTCACAGAGCGCCGTTCCAAAACGGCCCAGTCCAACTATAAGAAAACTTTTAACTTTTGTCGCCATATCAAGAGCGCTCCCTTCGTTAACCTATCGGAATATGCGTGTCGGGATAATGGATGCCCGAGTCTCCGTCCGCCGTCACAAGCGTCGAGATGAAAGAATAAAGCCCGACGCGTCCCCAGAACATCAGCAAAATTATTATGAGCCTTCCCGGCACCGACAGTTCGGAGGTAATGCCAACCGAAAGGCCTACCGTGCCCAAAGCGGAGGCAACCTCGTATAGTATCGCCGAAAACGGGATATTTTCAATGAGCGTAAGCAGCGTGCTGCCCACAAGGATGGTAAAGAGGTATATTGCAATTATGGCAAGCGAGCGGCGCTCCGTGCGCCCGGAGATGCCGCGGTTCAGGAAGGTCGTCTCGCTCCTCATGTGCAGCTCGCTCCATACTGAGATGGCAAGCACGCCGAAGGTGGTAGTCTTCACGCCGCCGCCCGTAGAGGCGGGCGAGGCGCCTATTATCATGAGCACTATCGTAACTGCCTGGCCAAGCCCGGAGAAATTCTGCGGCGCGATTGTGTCGAAGCCCGCCGTCCTCGCCGTAACTGACGCAAAGAGCGCGTTCCACACCTTCGCCCACACGGGAAGCCCTTTGAGCGCGGCGTTCCAGTCAGAAAGAAGAAAGAGCGCCGTTCCGCCGACGATCAGGCCGCCTGTGATAACAAGCACCAGTTTTGAATAGACTGACAATCTTTTTTTATGCTTCAGCGCTGTGGCGCAGTCGGCAAAAACTGGAAAGCCAATGCCGCCCGTAACGATAAGCCCCATCACCACAGCCGGGATGATTATCGTCATGTGATAGTTTCGAAGTCCGCCCTCGCATACGGAAAAGCCGGCGTTGCAGAAGGCGCTGACCGCGTGAAAAACCGCCATATAGGCGGCGCGCGGGATGCTTTCACCGTT
This window encodes:
- a CDS encoding TrkA family potassium uptake protein; this encodes MATKVKSFLIVGLGRFGTALCERLAALGQNVIGIDSMAAPVMELSDKISVAAQMDVTDENSLRKIGAKDVDVAVVTIGEAVEHSILCTSLLVEMGVPIVIARASNKLHARVLERVGAHKVISPEWDMGHRIAESLVYPWYSTFTRIEGGNFVLGKISPLPSMIGKDMAELKFSQKYKVIVILMEYDGTQHTPCPTRPFEPSDKLWVLGHVGDMDDIIAKEDMAQIMDMNLPGAPK
- a CDS encoding potassium transporter TrkG, translated to MRFHTSYKVERVIVTGFLLVILAGAFLLWLSNNLLYRMPLSAVDALFMSTSAVCVTGLGVVDISTQFGALSQMILLALIQIGGLGIMTGMMLLAIAVGRRIGIKSRIFFLGGLGVDGVQGAVALFFTVIKYTFFLEGLGSAMLFAGFLLNGESIPRAAYMAVFHAVSAFCNAGFSVCEGGLRNYHMTIIIPAVVMGLIVTGGIGFPVFADCATALKHKKRLSVYSKLVLVITGGLIVGGTALFLLSDWNAALKGLPVWAKVWNALFASVTARTAGFDTIAPQNFSGLGQAVTIVLMIIGASPASTGGGVKTTTFGVLAISVWSELHMRSETTFLNRGISGRTERRSLAIIAIYLFTILVGSTLLTLIENIPFSAILYEVASALGTVGLSVGITSELSVPGRLIIILLMFWGRVGLYSFISTLVTADGDSGIHYPDTHIPIG